The Amycolatopsis solani genome segment TGGCGCACCGGGTACGACTGGCGGTCGTTCGAAGACCGCCTCGAGGAGATCGGCCAGTTCCGCACGACCATCGACGGTCTGGGCATCCACTTCCTGCACCGCCGCTCCGCGCGCGCCGACGCCACTCCCCTGCTCATGACGCACGGCTGGCCGGGCAGCGTCGCCGAGTTCGTCGACGTCGTGGCCGAACTGGCGGATCCGGAGGACGCGGACGCGCCGGCGTTCCACGTCGTGGCCCCCTCGCTGCCCGGCTTCGGTTACAGCGACAAGCCGGCCACCACCGGCTGGGGCACCGAAAAGATCGCGGCCGCCTGGGTGGAGCTGATGGGCCGCCTCGGCTACCCCGAGTTCACCGCACACGGCGGCGACTGGGGCGGCAACATCACGACGGTGCTCGGCGGCCGCTTCCCGGAGCACGTCCTCGGCATCCACACGACGTTCGCCGAAGGCCCGCCCGGGCTGACGACGGACGGGCTGACCGCGACCGAGCGCCGGTGGGCCGAGGAAACCCGCCACTTCTGGCACCACCGCGCGGCGTACGCGAAGCAGCAGGCGACCCGGCCGCAGACCATCGGCTATTCGCTCGTCGACTCACCGGTCGGGCTGCTCGCCTGGATCCTCGACAAGTTCGCCGAATGGTCGGACACCGAAGACAGCCCGTTCGAGACGATTTCCCTCGACCGCGTACTCGACGACGTCACCCTGTATTGGCTGACGCGGACGGGCGCGTCGGCGGCGCGCATTTACTACGAGAGCCACAATTCGCTCGACCCCGACCTGCGGGTCGACGTCCCGGCGGCGATCACGATGTACCCCCGCGACATCGAGAAGTGCCCGCGCCCGTGGGCGCGGGAGCGGTACCGGCGGATCGTCCGGTGGAACGCGCCGGAAAAGGGCGGGCACTTTCCGTCGCTGGAGGTTCCCGGGTATTTCGTCGCGGATCTGCGGGCCGGCCTCTCGGCGGTCCTGGCCGCCGATCGGCGGTCTTCCGCCGTCGGCTGACCGGACAACCTGAACCGACCCGGCGTCCGCCGACGCGAAGCGGACGCTCAAGGAGCACTTCGAATACCTGCCCGACTGGCAGTGCCGGCCTTCAGCAGCCGCGGTGGTACGCGACCGCCCGTTTCCGGGTCGTGCCCGGCCAGGTGATCGTGGCGGCCAGCGTCCCGTCGTCGGTGAGGCCGGCGGGTCCCGGTGCCGCGTTGAAGTCGGGGTCGCCGGCCAGATCCGCGGTGGGCACGCCGTTCTCCCAGACCCGGAGTTCGTAGTTTTCCGGGTCGAACGTGTGGGCCACGCCGACCATCGTCGTGCCGGCGTCGAGGAACAGCGTGTCGGCGGCTTCGGTGGTCGTGTGCACGACGTGGCCGTCCAGGTCCGCCTCGATGGCGACCATGGTCAGCTCGGGTGTGACGACCGAAGCCGCGATGCGCCCGCCGTGGAACGCCTCGAGCAGGACCGAACCGCCGGGGTAGAGCGGCGGGAGCTGCCGGTAGCCGCCGCCGGCGGCGCGGACGAACACCTCGCCCGAGCGCTCGCCGATGTCGGTGTAGAGCAGGACGCGGCCCTGCTCGTCGACGTCGACCGGGTAGGTGTCGTACAGGTGCTGGGGATCCGGGTTGAGGACTTCGGCGGTGCCCGGCCGGGCGGCGGCCCAGAGCACCGGGTGGACGTCGCTGAACTCACCGTAGGCGACGCCGACGACGTCACCGGCGTTGTTGATGTGCGTGGCCTTGGCGGACCGGAACCCTTGCGGCATGGGCAGGTTCACGAACTGGCCATTGCGGTAGACAACCGGCTTGGCGGCCCACCAGTCCCCGGTTCCGCCGTCCCCCACGACGTCTCCGGAGGAGTTGATGTCGCGCGCCTCGGTCAGGTGGAACGACGAGACGATCTGGCCGCCGTGCCACCGCACGGTCGGGGTCGCGGTGTCGCTGCGCGCTTGCCCGAGGAACCAGCCGCCCTCCGCTGCCGCGAAAACGTAGCTGCTGGTGTAGGGCGACGGCAACGCCAGCGGCGTCATCGTCCAGGTGCAGCCCGCCGCGGCCGCCGGTGACACGCCGGGCAGGCAGGCGGCGGCGAGCAGCGCCACCACTGTGAGAGTTCGCTTGAGCATGGTTCCCCCTGGGATCGGCCGACGCCGCCCCCACGCCCAGCGGCCCCG includes the following:
- a CDS encoding epoxide hydrolase family protein — encoded protein: MSQPVHAFAARATDAELDDLRARLAAARLPEAETARDQGVPLADLVEVVHHWRTGYDWRSFEDRLEEIGQFRTTIDGLGIHFLHRRSARADATPLLMTHGWPGSVAEFVDVVAELADPEDADAPAFHVVAPSLPGFGYSDKPATTGWGTEKIAAAWVELMGRLGYPEFTAHGGDWGGNITTVLGGRFPEHVLGIHTTFAEGPPGLTTDGLTATERRWAEETRHFWHHRAAYAKQQATRPQTIGYSLVDSPVGLLAWILDKFAEWSDTEDSPFETISLDRVLDDVTLYWLTRTGASAARIYYESHNSLDPDLRVDVPAAITMYPRDIEKCPRPWARERYRRIVRWNAPEKGGHFPSLEVPGYFVADLRAGLSAVLAADRRSSAVG